TAAACTTAGAGCCTTTGTTTCTAGTAGGTGGTTTATTAAATTCTTTTTCTTTATATGTATTTAAATCATTGAATTTGTATTTCTTCAAATTTTCGTTATTATTATTCTCTATTAATAAAGTGAAATCGATATTATTATGTTCCACAATATTATCTTTATCTAATTTAGCTTTAAGTGCTTTTCCTAAAGCAAAACTCATATGAGGGCAAACTGCATTACCTATTTGTTTCCACTTAGTACTTTCTGTACCTGTAAAATTAAATACATAAGGAAAACCCATTAATGTAGCAATTTCTCTAATAGTAGGAAGCCTATATTCTCCATGTCCATTTCTTTTATATTCACTTTTAAATATTAAAGATTCTCTAGTACTTCCACCTCTTGTTGCCATTACTGTTCTACTAGGTTTATTTTCATTCTCAGGGAAAGACATTGTTCCCATAAAAGGATGATTTTGTTTTGCTCTTTGTGCTTGTTCCCATTCCATTTCATATAATCCACTATCATAAAAATGGTCTGTTAATTCAGATATAGAGAATTTTAAACTTGGATAGTTTGGGTCTACAATTTGTTCTTTTTTATCTTTATTTTGTAAAGGACTTGGAATATTAGCTCTAATATCTCCTAAAACTATTTGAGTATTTGAATTATGTGTTTTAATAGGTTTTATAAATTCTTCACTAATAATATTATATTTACTATCTCTTTGTATAAATTCACCACAGATAAATCTTTCTCTTTTTTGTGGAGAACCATAATCATTTGAATTTAGTACTTCTCCATTGTCCTGTACATTTAAGGCTACTTTTGTTTTATCAATACCATTTTTTTCTGCCCATATTGATAAATTCAAATCTTCAAATGTATATGTTTTTTGAACATAATTCTTAGAATTAGGTACATTTTCCATATACCAAGCTTTTAATATAGAATTTTTTTTATGTTTTTTTACAGCAACCACTCTTAGGAAAGCTTCGATTAATCTAATCCCTAAACTTTTATCTGCTTTTCCTGCTTTATTAGCCATAGAAAAAGATACACAAGGAGGACTTCCGATAATTATATCAGTATCCTCTAATTCTTCAATTTCTTCATCTTTTTCAAAATCTAAAACACTTTTTGGTTTATCATTAAGTCCAAAATTTAAATTATGAGTATT
Above is a genomic segment from Aliarcobacter cryaerophilus containing:
- a CDS encoding DNA cytosine methyltransferase translates to MQYTFMDFFCGAGGFSEGFRQQGFKPIRGIDIWQPAINTHNLNFGLNDKPKSVLDFEKDEEIEELEDTDIIIGSPPCVSFSMANKAGKADKSLGIRLIEAFLRVVAVKKHKKNSILKAWYMENVPNSKNYVQKTYTFEDLNLSIWAEKNGIDKTKVALNVQDNGEVLNSNDYGSPQKRERFICGEFIQRDSKYNIISEEFIKPIKTHNSNTQIVLGDIRANIPSPLQNKDKKEQIVDPNYPSLKFSISELTDHFYDSGLYEMEWEQAQRAKQNHPFMGTMSFPENENKPSRTVMATRGGSTRESLIFKSEYKRNGHGEYRLPTIREIATLMGFPYVFNFTGTESTKWKQIGNAVCPHMSFALGKALKAKLDKDNIVEHNNIDFTLLIENNNNENLKKYKFNDLNTYKEKEFNKPPTRNKGSKFRRHFFKGGNMTVTLMNHSAVDKSINAGEDWFIYVFLGSGKEFKEILIKKDIFKDIEAFINSKLPNEYQNFLKECKELCKNIPSSRLLQKLFEDDNRNSEYLDLETFFKKGSILIQKYRDDFNADNLVSQDILKEKQNIPLFQLLSMYLISLYRSKIN